In a genomic window of Trachemys scripta elegans isolate TJP31775 chromosome 12, CAS_Tse_1.0, whole genome shotgun sequence:
- the LOC117885951 gene encoding olfactory receptor 10A7-like produces the protein MSYTSETAQGNHSMVTQFIFLGFSQDPVTRAILCVGFSIIYTISLMGNSIIILITMLDSALHTPMYFFLWNLSFLESCYISVTIPKMLVNFVSEERTISFTGCAIQMHFILSLGTAECYLLAAMAYDRYRAICSPLHYPTIMNPRACTKMATACWLCGILMPMGKVIWIFSLPYCGPNEINHFFCDIHPVLKLACGDTSSSEVFIVLISLLITVIPFVMVLVSYACILYTILKTTSSEGRHKAFSTCSSHLTVVILFYGSACAMYLRPKSSHIADVDRVAALFYTVVTPTLNPMIYSLRNQEVKAALRRLRGRKMFS, from the coding sequence ATGAGCTATACCAGTGAAACTGCACAAGGGAATCACAGCATGGTGACCCAATTCATTTTCCTCGGTTTCTCCCAGGATCCAGTGACTCGAGCAATACTTTGTGTAGGTTTCTCCATTATCTACACCATTTCCCTGATGGGCAACAGCATCATCATCCTCATCACAATGCTGGACTCAGctctccacacccccatgtatttcttcctctgGAATCTGTCCTTCCTGGAGAGCTGCTACATCTCTGTCACCATTCCCAAGATGCTGGTCAACTTTGTCTCTGAGGAGAGGACCATCTCCTTCACTGGGTGTGCCATCCAGATGCACTTCATCCTTTCTCTTGGGACAGCAGAGTGCTACCTGCTGGCTGCAATGGCCTATGACCGCTACAGGGCCATCTGCTCCCCTCTGCACTACCCCACCATTATgaatcccagagcctgcaccaagATGGCCACTGCCTGCTGGCTCTGTGGAATCCTGATGCCCATGGGCAAAGTGATTTGGATCTTCTCCTTGCCCTACTGTGGGCCCAATGAAATCAACCACTTCTTCTGCGACATCCACCCTGTGCTGAAGCTGGCCTGTGGGGACACCTCCAGTAGTGAGGTCTTTATTGTACTGATCAGCCTACTAATCACTGTCATCCCCTTCGTGATGGTGCTGGTGTCCTATGCCTGCATCCTCTACACCATCCTGAAGACAACTTCATCTGAGGGAAGGCACAAAgctttctccacctgctcctcccatctCACCGTGGTCATCTTGTTCTATGGCTCAGCGTGCGCTATGTACCTGCGGCCCAAGTCCAGCCATATAGCAGACGTGGACAGAGTGGCGGCCCTGTTTTATACCGTCGTCACCCCCACATTAAACCCCATGATCTACAGCCTAAGGAACCAGGAGGTGAAGGCTGCTCTGAGGAGACTGAGGGGGAggaaaatgttttcatga
- the LOC117885385 gene encoding olfactory receptor 11A1-like: MANKRQGNQTIITEFVLLGFGNLPQLQTLLFLLFLVIYIATMAGNIIIIALVVANQNLHTPMYFFLGNLSCLETCYTSTILPRMLASLQTGDRTISFGGCITQFYIFGSLLATECLLLSVMSYDRYLAICKPLHYAALMNGQFSFQLTACSWVSGFLAPLPTMLLMSQFTFCGPNELDHFFCDLSPVIKLACSDTHMLDVTAFILCSIFTLPPFLLTLASYVCIIFTILRIPSTTGRQKAFSTCSSHLIVVTIFYGTLVIVYLLSDSDALRDLNKVFSVFYGVLTPLVNPLIYSLRNKEVKEALRKTVIRFFVFCKKSDISS; the protein is encoded by the coding sequence ATGGCAAACAAACGCCAGGGCAATCAAACAATCATCACAGAATTTGTCCTCCtgggatttgggaatctccctcaacTACAAactcttctcttcctgctcttcCTAGTGATCTACATTGCGACCATGGCCGGGAACATCATCATCATAGCACTAGTTGTGGCTAATCAgaaccttcacacccccatgtacttcttcctggggaacttgtcctgcttggagacctgctacacctccaccatcctgcccaggatgctggccagtctccAGACTGGAGACAGAACCATTTCATTTGGTGGTTGCATCACACAATTCTATATTTTTGGTTCTCTGTTAGCTACAGAATGCCTTCTCTTATCagtgatgtcttatgatcggtatttagcaaTATGCAAACCACTACATTATGCCGCTCTTATGAATGGACAGTTCTCTTTCCAGTTGACTGCTTGCTCTTGGGTAAGTGGATTTCTGGCTCCTTTGCCAACAATGTTACTAATGTCACAATTCACTTTCTGTGGCCCCAATGAActtgaccatttcttttgtgatttaaGCCCAGTAATAAAACTGGCCTGCAGTGACACCCACATGCTGGATGTTACTGCTTTCATACTCTGCTCCATATTCACACTGCCTCCATTTCTATTGACCTTGGCATCCTATGTTTGTATCATCTTCACtatcctgagaatcccttccaccacTGGGAGGCAGAAGGCCTTTtctacctgctcctctcacctcatcgTGGTTACAATTTTCTATGGGACTCTAGTCATTGTGTACCTGCTATCAGACTCTGATGCACTGAGGGACTTGAACAAAGTCTTCTCTGTTTTCTATGGAGTCCTGACCCCATTGGTCAACCCCCTCatatacagcctgagaaacaaggaaGTGAAGGAAGCCTTGAGGAAAACGGTCATTAGATTTTTTGTGTTTTGCAAGAAATCAGATATTTCTAGCTAA